The following coding sequences are from one Solea solea chromosome 4, fSolSol10.1, whole genome shotgun sequence window:
- the LOC131459025 gene encoding PWWP domain-containing DNA repair factor 3A-like isoform X2, with the protein MTEEKERAQQAQQKRREACCLLTSVITEDQGMLQHLKNIITGNTVSPWAKKQDRVILLFEDDEQVDKVMHFLSEVLERTETDKKSADPVAFVMDVLLPEATVYALGAVHSISLDKAKEMYMRGTEFDSSEITQLRGTASEPHFLKSEAETG; encoded by the exons Atgacggaggaaaag gaaagggcccaacaagcccaacagaagcgacgcgaggcatgttgtctgttaaccagtgtaatcacagaggatcagggcatgctgcaacaccttaaa aacatcatcacaggcaacacggtgtctccttgggccaagaaacaggacagggtcatccttctttttgaagatgatgaacaagtggacaaagtcatgcacttcttgtctgaagtactcgaacgtactgagacagacaagaagtctgcagatccagtggcattcgtaatggatgtacttttgccagag gcaacagtatacgccctcggagctgttcactccatctccctggacaaagccaaggagatgtacatgcgtggcacagagtttgactcaag cgagataacccagcttaggggaacagcttcagagccacatttcctcaaaagcgaGGCAGAAACTGGATAG
- the LOC131459025 gene encoding PWWP domain-containing DNA repair factor 3A-like isoform X1 produces MRLGLSVRSAQKRGAMQSLCPICRDTKGQWWSTVERAQQAQQKRREACCLLTSVITEDQGMLQHLKNIITGNTVSPWAKKQDRVILLFEDDEQVDKVMHFLSEVLERTETDKKSADPVAFVMDVLLPEATVYALGAVHSISLDKAKEMYMRGTEFDSSEITQLRGTASEPHFLKSEAETG; encoded by the exons ATGCGACTCGGACTAagtgtccgatctgcacaaaaaaggggagctatgcaaagcttgtgtcccatctgcagggacaccaaaggtcaatggtggagtacggtg gaaagggcccaacaagcccaacagaagcgacgcgaggcatgttgtctgttaaccagtgtaatcacagaggatcagggcatgctgcaacaccttaaa aacatcatcacaggcaacacggtgtctccttgggccaagaaacaggacagggtcatccttctttttgaagatgatgaacaagtggacaaagtcatgcacttcttgtctgaagtactcgaacgtactgagacagacaagaagtctgcagatccagtggcattcgtaatggatgtacttttgccagag gcaacagtatacgccctcggagctgttcactccatctccctggacaaagccaaggagatgtacatgcgtggcacagagtttgactcaag cgagataacccagcttaggggaacagcttcagagccacatttcctcaaaagcgaGGCAGAAACTGGATAG